The following are from one region of the Bacillus methanolicus MGA3 genome:
- the hemH gene encoding ferrochelatase: MKKKMGLLVMAYGTPYKEEDLERYYTHIRRGRKPSQEMIEELRSRYKAIGGISPLAKITRQQAEELEKHLNQIQSKYEFKMYLGLKHIEPFVEDAVKQMHDDGIQEAVSIVLAPHFSTFSVKSYNERAKEEAKKFGGPNITSIESWYNEPKFIQYWASKVKETFEKMPNTEKDNACLIVSAHSLPEKILDIGDPYPNQLKETADLIASQADVKNYAIGWQSAGNTPEPWLGPDVQDLTRDLYDKKGYRAFVYIPVGFVSEHLEVLYDNDIECKNVTDEVGASYYRPEMPNAQPEFIDALASVVMKHLNLHE, encoded by the coding sequence ATGAAGAAAAAAATGGGACTTCTTGTTATGGCATATGGTACGCCTTACAAGGAAGAAGATTTAGAACGTTATTATACACATATCCGCCGTGGCAGAAAGCCTTCGCAGGAAATGATTGAAGAGTTAAGAAGCCGATACAAAGCTATCGGAGGCATATCTCCACTTGCTAAAATCACTAGGCAGCAGGCGGAAGAACTAGAAAAGCATTTAAACCAGATTCAATCGAAGTATGAGTTTAAAATGTACCTTGGATTAAAGCATATTGAGCCTTTTGTTGAGGATGCAGTCAAACAAATGCACGATGATGGAATTCAAGAAGCGGTAAGTATCGTTTTGGCCCCCCATTTTTCGACTTTCAGTGTCAAATCTTACAACGAGAGAGCAAAAGAAGAAGCAAAAAAGTTTGGCGGTCCAAACATTACATCAATTGAAAGCTGGTACAATGAACCAAAGTTTATTCAATATTGGGCATCGAAAGTGAAGGAAACGTTTGAAAAGATGCCGAACACTGAAAAAGACAATGCATGCCTTATCGTTTCAGCCCATAGTTTACCTGAAAAAATTCTAGACATTGGCGATCCATACCCAAATCAGCTTAAGGAAACAGCAGATTTAATTGCAAGTCAAGCAGATGTTAAAAATTATGCAATTGGTTGGCAAAGTGCGGGCAATACGCCGGAACCGTGGCTAGGACCGGATGTTCAAGATTTGACCCGGGATCTTTATGATAAAAAAGGGTATCGTGCATTTGTTTATATTCCAGTCGGATTTGTATCAGAACATCTCGAAGTTTTGTATGACAACGACATTGAATGTAAAAATGTTACTGATGAGGTTGGAGCAAGTTATTACCGGCCTGAAATGCCGAATGCCCAGCCTGAATTTATCGATGCGCTTGCATCGGTGGTTATGAAACATCTTAACTTACATGAATGA